A region from the Paenibacillus humicola genome encodes:
- a CDS encoding MarR family winged helix-turn-helix transcriptional regulator: protein MIEVDNILHGWIGFWLKKNYRNICNYLDQQLERHGITNSQLGVLIMLWEKEGLTQKEMVRVLGIQPASMTFLLRGLENKGLIIRKQDAADSRINRIFLTEKGFELKDPCLDIVEKGERVLRTGFSQEEVAMMRMWMKKLDANFSPVAVIRNEDQAEGK, encoded by the coding sequence GTGATCGAGGTCGATAACATCTTACACGGCTGGATCGGATTTTGGCTGAAGAAAAATTACCGGAACATTTGCAATTACCTCGACCAGCAGCTCGAGCGTCATGGAATAACCAACTCCCAGCTCGGTGTGCTTATCATGTTGTGGGAAAAGGAAGGCTTGACGCAGAAGGAAATGGTTCGGGTGTTAGGCATACAGCCGGCATCAATGACGTTCCTGCTGCGGGGGCTTGAGAACAAAGGGCTCATTATCAGGAAGCAGGATGCTGCGGACTCGCGAATCAACCGAATCTTCCTGACGGAGAAAGGCTTCGAGCTCAAGGATCCCTGTCTCGACATCGTAGAGAAAGGGGAACGGGTACTCCGGACCGGGTTTAGTCAAGAAGAAGTGGCGATGATGCGCATGTGGATGAAGAAATTAGATGCTAATTTTAGCCCTGTCGCCGTCATTCGAAACGAAGATCAGGCCGAGGGAAAATAA
- a CDS encoding MDR family MFS transporter, whose product MERSNNKALVLTGLLIGLIFAELDETVVSTAMPTIIRELHGLSLYGWVAGVYMLAVTMFMPILGKLADLYGRKRVYLSCMGLFIAGSIVSGLAPSMIMLLVGRGIQGIGAGGLMPLALVIIGETYPLEQRAKIQSLFGPLMILPQLLGPTVGGYMVSHVNWHWVFLINIPIGLTAAAVLSAGMRESRGEGKRSIDWIGAGTLVLSLLSLLLAPVLVDNRGLSWSSPVIIGLLTLFVLLIGLFIRIESRAEEPIIPLHLFRNRNVVVLSMLVFILMLGLMGGIATFPFFAQNVMGLTPTAAGYLTLAFMAGAIPSSIVNGFLITKISYRNLFIVCFILPVFGMMLLSQISVSTTVLYIVISFFVLGLGLGALFGGDNLIVQESVAKETSGVALGTVQLFQSLGATIGLSVFGSLLARHIKEGVAAMADRLPAGTADNIATGGIPQGLAGGLVADIQTIFAESFRNIFYISLIFVIIAFVLCWFLNKGVLVKREEEPAASAEPGTLRG is encoded by the coding sequence ATGGAAAGATCAAACAATAAAGCGCTGGTGCTGACCGGCCTGCTGATCGGTCTTATTTTTGCCGAGCTGGACGAAACGGTTGTATCCACGGCGATGCCGACGATTATCCGCGAGCTTCACGGCTTGTCGCTGTACGGGTGGGTCGCGGGCGTCTACATGCTCGCCGTTACGATGTTTATGCCCATTCTCGGGAAGCTGGCGGATTTGTACGGCCGCAAGCGCGTCTATTTAAGCTGTATGGGCCTGTTCATCGCAGGCTCGATCGTAAGCGGCCTGGCGCCTTCGATGATTATGCTGCTCGTCGGCAGGGGCATTCAGGGGATCGGGGCGGGCGGGCTCATGCCGCTGGCGCTCGTCATTATCGGCGAAACGTATCCGCTGGAGCAGCGGGCCAAAATCCAAAGTCTGTTCGGGCCGCTGATGATTTTACCGCAGCTGCTTGGCCCGACGGTGGGCGGTTACATGGTTTCCCATGTCAATTGGCACTGGGTGTTCCTGATTAACATCCCGATCGGTCTGACGGCTGCCGCGGTGCTGTCCGCCGGCATGCGGGAATCGCGCGGCGAAGGCAAGCGCAGCATCGATTGGATCGGCGCGGGAACGCTGGTGCTGTCGCTGCTGTCGCTGCTGCTCGCGCCGGTGCTGGTCGATAACCGGGGGCTTTCGTGGTCGTCGCCGGTTATTATCGGCCTGCTGACATTGTTCGTTCTGCTGATCGGTCTGTTTATCCGGATCGAATCGCGTGCGGAGGAGCCGATTATTCCGCTTCACCTGTTCCGCAACCGCAATGTCGTTGTTCTGTCCATGCTCGTCTTCATTTTGATGCTCGGCCTCATGGGCGGCATCGCGACATTCCCGTTTTTTGCCCAAAACGTAATGGGGCTTACGCCGACGGCAGCCGGTTATCTGACGCTCGCGTTCATGGCGGGCGCCATCCCTTCCAGTATCGTAAACGGCTTTCTCATTACAAAAATTTCTTATCGCAATTTGTTTATCGTATGTTTTATCCTGCCGGTCTTCGGCATGATGCTGCTGTCCCAAATCAGCGTTTCGACGACAGTGCTCTACATCGTCATTTCCTTCTTCGTCCTCGGTCTCGGTCTCGGGGCATTGTTCGGCGGCGACAATCTGATCGTGCAGGAATCGGTCGCCAAAGAAACGAGCGGCGTTGCGCTCGGTACCGTCCAGCTGTTCCAATCGCTAGGCGCGACGATCGGGCTGAGCGTCTTCGGCAGCTTGCTGGCGCGGCATATCAAGGAGGGCGTGGCCGCCATGGCGGACAGGCTGCCGGCCGGCACCGCGGACAATATTGCGACCGGCGGTATTCCGCAGGGGTTGGCCGGCGGTCTGGTGGCCGACATTCAGACCATTTTCGCGGAGTCGTTCCGGAACATTTTTTATATTTCGCTCATCTTTGTCATCATCGCCTTCGTCCTCTGCTGGTTTTTGAACAAAGGCGTGCTCGTCAAGAGGGAGGAGGAGCCCGCCGCGTCCGCAGAGCCGGGAACGCTGCGCGGATAA
- a CDS encoding helix-turn-helix transcriptional regulator, whose amino-acid sequence MNSRYRSILSGRHYAHLMKLVNFIRKENKQDESSPDGSTLPPLPGNTADCMPANRSDQLKRVIQEAPESVAGGKFPQEGETVGRDEEAVSFSGDCYRLPPDLLAQLADRVKNGDRVHTERVLDLLCHQNLESGRLAPVMVKWFFLDLQCTLLKLLDSAHVDFRDIFPLDPDPVSMLTEAATAEILYARTKAMYIKACSFMRGERTDRNERMVQAIIRFIEEHYGDNKLSLSMISEAMGLSPVYISSFFKKYSGENITDFIMKTRMKHAKRLLEQNLTVQEIAAKVGYANNIVLTRAFKRMEGITPGSYRQNLKHTE is encoded by the coding sequence ATGAACAGCAGATACAGGAGTATCCTGAGCGGCCGTCATTATGCGCACCTGATGAAGCTGGTCAATTTTATCCGCAAAGAGAACAAGCAGGACGAGTCTTCACCGGACGGCAGCACCCTTCCGCCGTTGCCCGGAAATACTGCGGACTGCATGCCGGCGAACCGCAGTGATCAGTTGAAGCGGGTCATCCAGGAGGCTCCCGAGTCCGTCGCCGGAGGCAAATTCCCGCAGGAAGGCGAGACTGTCGGGCGTGACGAGGAAGCCGTTTCGTTCAGCGGAGACTGCTACCGCCTTCCGCCCGACCTTCTGGCACAGCTGGCCGATAGGGTGAAGAACGGCGATCGGGTTCATACGGAACGAGTGCTGGATCTTTTATGTCATCAAAATCTAGAAAGCGGCCGGTTGGCGCCTGTCATGGTCAAATGGTTTTTTCTCGATCTGCAGTGTACCCTGTTGAAGCTTCTCGATTCGGCTCATGTTGATTTCAGGGACATTTTCCCCCTGGACCCCGATCCGGTTTCGATGTTAACCGAGGCGGCAACCGCAGAAATACTCTATGCCAGGACGAAAGCGATGTATATCAAGGCATGCTCGTTCATGAGAGGGGAGCGGACCGACCGCAATGAACGGATGGTTCAAGCGATCATCCGCTTCATCGAGGAGCATTACGGCGATAACAAATTAAGCTTGTCGATGATTTCCGAGGCAATGGGGTTAAGCCCGGTTTATATCTCATCGTTTTTCAAAAAATACAGCGGCGAAAATATAACGGACTTTATTATGAAAACCCGCATGAAACACGCCAAACGGCTGCTTGAACAAAATCTTACCGTCCAGGAAATCGCGGCCAAGGTCGGCTATGCCAACAATATCGTGCTGACAAGGGCTTTCAAGCGAATGGAAGGCATCACGCCCGGCTCCTACAGACAGAATCTGAAGCATACCGAATGA